The following DNA comes from Cellulomonas soli.
CGACGCCCGAGGACGCCGAGACCCTGCCGGCGTCCGCGTGCCGTCCTCCGACGGCCCCGCAGGGGTTGTCGCGGCACGAGTGGGGGCTGGCCGTGGACCTCACGGTCGACGGTCACGTGCTGACCGCCGGATCGCCGGCGTTCGCCTGGTTGAGTGCGCACGCGGCCGACTACGGGCTGGTGAACCTGCCGAGCGAGCCGTGGCACTGGAGCGTCGACGGCTCCTGACCGCCCTACCCTGGTCCGCGTGAGCCCGACGGACCCCGCCAGCAGCCCCTCGCCCTCGCCGTCCGCCCCGGACGTCCCCGTCACGGCGCTCGCCCCGCTGAGCGCCGTCACGCAGGACTACCTGAAGGTCGTGTGGTCCGCCCGCGAGTGGTCGGACCGCCCGGTCACCACCAAGCTGCTCGCGACGCGGCTCGGCGTGGGCGCCTCGACGGTCTCGGAGACCGTGCGGCGCCTGGCGGACTCCGGTCTGGTGACGCACGAGCCCTACGGTGCGGTCGAGCTGACCGAGCTCGGACGCGGGCACGCGCTGGCGATGGTGCGCCGGCACCGGCTGGTCGAGACGTTCCTCGTCGAGGTGCTCGGCTACGGCTGGGACGAGGTGCACGACGAGGCCGAGGTGCTCGAGCACGCGGTGTCGGACCTGTTCGTCGAGCGGCTCGCCGAACGGCTCGGCCACCCGTCGCGCGACCCGCACGGCGACCCCATCCCCGCGGCCGACGGCACGATCGACGTGCCCGACGCCCACCCGTTGTGGGACGTGACCCCGGGGCAGTACGCGGTGGCACGCATCTCCGACGAGGACCCGGGCCTGCTGCGGTACCTCGACCAGGTCGGCCTCGTGCTGGACGCACCGGTCGCGCTCGTCGAGCGACGCACGGTGACCGGTGTCGTGTCGGTCCGGCTCGCCGCGCCCGGTCAGGGGGCGACGGTCGACCTGGGTGAGGTGGCCGCCTCGGCGATCTGGGTGGTGCGGGCGTAGGCTGCGGCCATCCCTGGAGTCGGCGACGACGCGCTCCGTGCCCTGATCGAATCGATTCGTCCGAGGAGCGTCGTGTCGTCACCCACGCCTGCGGGAGCGCCTGCGCCCGCCGCGCAGCCCGCATCCCTGCTCGTGGTCGGCCCGGTCGGCCCGGTCGTCCCGCCGGGTCCGCGCGCGCGTGCCGCGCTGCTCGCGCTCGCGCTCGGCGGCTTCGGCATCGGCACCACCGAGTTCGCGACCATGGGTCTGCTGCCCGAGATCGCCGACGACCTGCACGTCTCCATCCCCGTCGCCGGGCACTCCATCACGGCGTACGCGCTGGGGGTCGTGGTCGGTGCGCCCGTCCTGGCGGCGATCGGTGCCCGGATGGACCGCCGCCGGCTGCTGCTCGTGCTCATGGCGGCGTTCACGGTCGGCAACGTGCTCTCGGCGTTCGCGCCCACCGCCGAGCTGCTCGTGGTCGCGCGCTTCCTCGCGGGCCTGCCGCACGGTGCCTACTTCGGCGTCGGTGCGGTCATGGGCACCGCGGTCGTCGGGCCCGAACGACGCGGCCGGGCAGTCGCCTCGATGATGACGGGCCTGACCGTGGCCTGCGCCGTGGGGGTGCCCGCGACCGCGATCGCGGGGCACGCGGTGGGCTGGCGCTGGGCGTTCGTCGGCGTCGGGGTGCTCGGCGTGCTGACCTGGTTCGCGCTGCGTGCGTGGACCCCGTCGCTGCCCCCGCTGCCGGGTGCCACCGTGCGCAGCGAGCTGGCGGCCGTGCGCAACCGGACGCTGTGGATCGCGTTCGCGGCCGGCGCCGTCGGCTTCGGCGGCATGTTCTCGGTGTACTCCTACGTGAAGCCGCTGCTGACCGACGTCACCGGTCTGAGCGTGGGTGCCGTGCCGTTCGTCCTCGCGCTGTACGGCATCGGCATGACGGCCGGCACGCTGCTCGGCGGACGGCTGGCCGACCGCACGGTGCTCGGCACGGTCATCGGCGCGATGGTCGCCTCGATCGTCGTGCTCGTGGCCATCGCGCTCGTCGGGCCGTACCCGGTGCCGGCCGTCGCCGCGTTCGTGCTGCTCGGCGTCGCCTCCCAGGTGCTCGGGCTCTCGTTGCAGACCCGGCTCATGGACGTCTCGCCGGCTGCCCCCTCGCTGGGGGCCGCGCTGTGCCACTCGGCACTCAACCTCGGCAACGCGGCGGGGGCGTTCTTCGGCGGCCTGGTGATCGCCGCGGGCCTCGGCTACCTGTCCTCGGCGTGGGTCGGGGCCGGGCTGACGGCCGTCGGGCTCGTCATCGTGCTGACGATCGGCCGCGGCGCACCCCCGGAGCCCTCGTCAGCCCCTGCGCCGTCGTCCGGGAACGCCGACCCGGTCGACCGGGGGACCGACGCGCTGGTCACCGCCACCCAGCCCTGAGTCCCCGGTCCGCGCCGATAGACTCGCGGGGTGAGTGAGCAGGCCAGCCCCCCCGACGACGTCCGCTTCCGCTACACGGCCGCCCTGGCGACCGAGCTCGAGCTCAAGTGGCAGGACGAGTGGGAGAAGCGCGGCACGTTCTTCGCCGCCAACCCCACGGGCGCCCTGACCGACGGTGAGGGTCGGAACGCGGACCCCGCGCAGCCCTCGTTCTTCGTCATGGACATGTTCCCGTACCCCTCCGGCGCGGGCCTGCACATCGGCCACCCGCTGGGCTACATCGCCACCGACGTCGTCGGCCGGTTCCGCCGCATGCAGGGCGACAACGTGCTGCACGCGCTCGGCTTCGACGCGTTCGGCCTGCCCGCCGAGCAGTACGCCGTGCAGACGGGCCAGCACCCGCGCACGACGACCGAGGCGAACATCGCGATCATGCAGCGCCAGCTGCGGCGCCTGGGCCTGGGTCACGACCCGCGCCGGTCGTTCGCGACGATCGACCCCGAGTACGTGCGCTGGACGCAGTGGATCTTCCTGCAGATCTTCGACTCCTGGTACGACGCCGACGCGGTGCGGGCCGACGGTGGCCGCGGCAAGGCCCGCCCGGTGACCGAGCTGGTCGCCGAGCTCGCCGCCGGCACCCGCGCGGTGCCCGAGGGCATCGCCGGCGTCCCGGACGGCGCGACGTGGGCCGAGCTGGACGAGGTCGCCCGTCGCCGCGTCGTCGACTCCCGGCGCCTGGCCTACGTCTCGGAGACCCCGGTCAACTGGTGCCCCGGGCTGGGCACCGTGCTGGCCAACGAGGAGGTCACGGCCGACGGCCGGTCCGAGCGCGGCAACTTCCCGGTGTTCCAGCGCAGCCTGCGGCAGTGGAACATGCGGATCACCGCCTACGCCGACCGCCTGGCCGACGACCTGGACCACATCGACTGGCCCGACAAGGTCAAGGCGATGCAGCGCAACTGGATCGGCCGCTCGCAGGGCGCCCGCGTGACGTTCCACGTCCAGGGCGGCTCGCAGGTCGAGGTCTTCACCACGCGCCCCGACACCCTCTTCGGCGCCACCTTCATGGTCGTCGCCCCCGAGCACCCGCTGCTCGACGAGGTCCCGACCGCCTGGCCGGACGGCACCAAGGACGTGTGGACCGGCGGGCACGAGACCCCGGCCGACGCCGTCGCCTCCTACCGCGCCGAGTCGGCCGCGAAGACCGCCGTCGAGCGACAGGCCGACGCCGGCCGCAAGACGGGCGTCTTCACCGGCCACCTGGCGGCGAACCCCGTCAACGGCGAGCTCATCCCGGTCTTCACCGCCGACTACGTGCTCATGGGCTACGGCACGGGCGCCATCATGGCGGTGCCCGGCGGCGACGAGCGCGACTACGCGTTCGCCGAGGCCTTCGACCTGCCCGTGGTCTACACGGTCGACGCACCCGAGGGAACGCCCGACGGCCCGCGCACCGGCGACGGCGCGATCATCGGCTCGTCCAACGACGAGATCTCGCTGGACGGACTCGACGTCCCGACCGCCAAGGCCGCGATCATCGCGTGGCTCGCGGAGCACGGCATCGGCGAGGGCACCATCACCTACCGCCTGCGCGACTGGCTGTTCAGCCGCCAGCGCTACTGGGGCGAGCCCTTCCCGATCGTCTACGACGAGAACGACCTGCCGATCGCGCTGCCGTCCGACGCGCTGCCGGTCAACCTGCCCGACGTCCCGGACTACGCGCCGCGCACGTTCGACCCGCAGGACTCGCAGTCCTCGCCCGAGCCGCCGCTGGGCCGCAACGACGACTGGGTGCACGTCACCCTGGACCTCGGCGACGGGCCCAAGACGTACCGCCGCGACACCAACACGATGCCCAACTGGGCCGGCTCGTGCTGGTACTACCTGCGCTACCTGGACCCGGCGTCCGACGTCCGGCTCGTCGACCCCGCGCTCGAGGCCTACTGGATGGGTCCGGGCCACGGTGCGCAGGCGGACGGCTCCGTCGGAGGCGTCGACCTGTACGTCGGAGGCGTCGAGCACGCCGTGCTGCACCTGCTGTACGCGCGGTTCTGGCACAAGGCGCTGTTCGACCTGGGTCACGTCAGCAGCGGCGAGCCGTTCCACAAGCTGTTCAACCAGGGCTACATCCAGGCGTACGCGTACACCGACGCGCGCGGCGTGCACGTCCCGGCGGCCGAGGTCGTCGAGGACGAGGCGTCGTCGACGGGCTTCACCTGGCAGGGCGAACCCGTCAACCGTGAGTACGGGAAGATGGGCAAGTCGCTGAAGAACATGGTGACGCCCGACGAGATGTACGCCGAGTACGGGGCCGACACGCTGCGCGTGTACGAGATGTCGATGGGCCCGCTGGAC
Coding sequences within:
- a CDS encoding MFS transporter, which encodes MVGPVGPVVPPGPRARAALLALALGGFGIGTTEFATMGLLPEIADDLHVSIPVAGHSITAYALGVVVGAPVLAAIGARMDRRRLLLVLMAAFTVGNVLSAFAPTAELLVVARFLAGLPHGAYFGVGAVMGTAVVGPERRGRAVASMMTGLTVACAVGVPATAIAGHAVGWRWAFVGVGVLGVLTWFALRAWTPSLPPLPGATVRSELAAVRNRTLWIAFAAGAVGFGGMFSVYSYVKPLLTDVTGLSVGAVPFVLALYGIGMTAGTLLGGRLADRTVLGTVIGAMVASIVVLVAIALVGPYPVPAVAAFVLLGVASQVLGLSLQTRLMDVSPAAPSLGAALCHSALNLGNAAGAFFGGLVIAAGLGYLSSAWVGAGLTAVGLVIVLTIGRGAPPEPSSAPAPSSGNADPVDRGTDALVTATQP
- the leuS gene encoding leucine--tRNA ligase, with translation MSEQASPPDDVRFRYTAALATELELKWQDEWEKRGTFFAANPTGALTDGEGRNADPAQPSFFVMDMFPYPSGAGLHIGHPLGYIATDVVGRFRRMQGDNVLHALGFDAFGLPAEQYAVQTGQHPRTTTEANIAIMQRQLRRLGLGHDPRRSFATIDPEYVRWTQWIFLQIFDSWYDADAVRADGGRGKARPVTELVAELAAGTRAVPEGIAGVPDGATWAELDEVARRRVVDSRRLAYVSETPVNWCPGLGTVLANEEVTADGRSERGNFPVFQRSLRQWNMRITAYADRLADDLDHIDWPDKVKAMQRNWIGRSQGARVTFHVQGGSQVEVFTTRPDTLFGATFMVVAPEHPLLDEVPTAWPDGTKDVWTGGHETPADAVASYRAESAAKTAVERQADAGRKTGVFTGHLAANPVNGELIPVFTADYVLMGYGTGAIMAVPGGDERDYAFAEAFDLPVVYTVDAPEGTPDGPRTGDGAIIGSSNDEISLDGLDVPTAKAAIIAWLAEHGIGEGTITYRLRDWLFSRQRYWGEPFPIVYDENDLPIALPSDALPVNLPDVPDYAPRTFDPQDSQSSPEPPLGRNDDWVHVTLDLGDGPKTYRRDTNTMPNWAGSCWYYLRYLDPASDVRLVDPALEAYWMGPGHGAQADGSVGGVDLYVGGVEHAVLHLLYARFWHKALFDLGHVSSGEPFHKLFNQGYIQAYAYTDARGVHVPAAEVVEDEASSTGFTWQGEPVNREYGKMGKSLKNMVTPDEMYAEYGADTLRVYEMSMGPLDLSRPWETRAVVGAQRFLQRLWRNVVDEATGALVISEDAPDTATLRVLHRTITDVTEDMAAMRINTAVAKLIVLNNHLTTLPAAPRAAVEALVLMTAPVAPHVAEELWERLGHPASLAHATFPVADPAYLVEDTVTCVLQVQGKVRGRVEVAADVSDDELRALALADPGVLRAMDGRDVRTVIIRAPRLVNVVPA
- a CDS encoding metal-dependent transcriptional regulator; the encoded protein is MSAVTQDYLKVVWSAREWSDRPVTTKLLATRLGVGASTVSETVRRLADSGLVTHEPYGAVELTELGRGHALAMVRRHRLVETFLVEVLGYGWDEVHDEAEVLEHAVSDLFVERLAERLGHPSRDPHGDPIPAADGTIDVPDAHPLWDVTPGQYAVARISDEDPGLLRYLDQVGLVLDAPVALVERRTVTGVVSVRLAAPGQGATVDLGEVAASAIWVVRA